A single window of Drosophila suzukii chromosome 3, CBGP_Dsuzu_IsoJpt1.0, whole genome shotgun sequence DNA harbors:
- the anchor gene encoding lysosomal cholesterol signaling protein isoform X2, which yields MDSSMYYARERIAASTEANVRVIASTMASSLANGTISPRADDGGVSMNNFYPALVQCFGIIICGYIAGRFKIISNAETKGLGTFVGTFALPSLIFLSLVELNWNAVNWSFLLAMLVSKAVVFFAVLFISLLVARPLNYARGGLMAIFCTQSNDFAIGYPIVMALYKDVHPEYASYLYLMAPISLAILNPIGLVLMEISKIIKNKEEVTRNPPLCPETCPAEQMAKRNRCLGERTILVLNTLVALFFNPLLLMTLLGVAGGFLFPNGLPEVVSSTLRVLGQSFSATALFLLGLKIVGGAGSEKKSTGFLLPGVLILVKILVLPLVIRQTVNIMQSGQNFNDTTELSTFGFLYGTFPAAPGAFVVATQYNIEVELVARSMVFCTFISAPLMFISAKMISLTNLKPLDYLHELDAFSFDISVAGAAACCIMLVLLIVTKRFKRMPQRITFCLVLSQLMCCIGVILWSKMEHVHRWPLYLQFFLFNVGTYSTRLWTGLLAISLLFLQCRSLCFVLKLWPYMLVFAWGVPAIISGLLVAFDTNVMSGEKHNPSFQYGNAQAAISVFMLVMCFIVTVGCLVLHQRYKKRYEKYMTYSQSSDLHSTISTTNLLSQTDHSSIRQSIRTASYSSSSDDEEILPTAAGLPANRTNGNSNGGAGSGGGGGCGSGNGTCCSGGAPVTTPSTTSTVVVDIEDLLNRTRHRASGANNKDVDKIESAPAADEIRHQMCSSSFNCGPSTSRQSCQTIIERYEDQNRQGLEPLEHPSDTDEHQTLKHTVLLIILLCSMFVGLAVSIWTLVMEGMSGIYLELSFLDAFLNFGQGLIVLAVFITDIGELLMPVVKLWRKLWYGANVVSLPHWSNVRPETKHICEQFRNHHLENCKKDIAKDRRWRIRVYRRVFYGTEFVSWLIEVGLSKDRMEAVHYARHLVDGRVLRHINNVYHFEDKLLLYNFCSRI from the exons TGAACAACTTTTACCCGGCGTTGGTTCAGTGCTTTGGGATCATCATTTGCGG TTACATCGCCGGACGTTTCAAGATCATTAGCAATGCGGAAACCAAGGGTCTGGGCACCTTCGTGGGCACCTTTGCCCTGCCCTCGCTGATCTTCCTGTCGCTGGTGGAGCTCAACTGGAACGCGGTGAACTGGAGCTTCCTCCTGGCCATGCTCGTCTCCAAGGCGGTGGTCTTCTTCGCCGTGCTTTTCATTTCGCTGCTGGTTGCCAGGCCTCTGAATTACGCCCGTGGAGGATTGATGGCCATTTTCTGCACCCAGAGCAACGACTTCGCAATCGGCTACCCCATAG TTATGGCTCTCTACAAGGATGTTCATCCAGAATACGCTTCGTATCTGTATCTGATGGCCCCGATCTCACTGGCTATTCTGAATCCCATTGGTCTGGTGCTCATGGAGATATCCAAGATAATCAAGAACAAGGAGGAAGTG ACTCGAAATCCACCACTTTGTCCAGAAACTTGTCCCGCGGAACAGATGGCCAAACGGAATCGCTGCCTGGGTGAACGAACTATACTGGTTCTTAACACCCTTGTTGCCCTGTTTTTCAACCCTTTGCTCCTGATGACCTTGCTGGGTGTGGCTGGAGGTTTCCTCTTTCCTAATGGTTTACCCGAAGTGGTGTCCAGTACTTTGCGTGTTCTTGGACAGAGCTTTTCGGCCACAGCCTTGTTCCTCCTGGGTCTAAAGATTGTAGGAGGCGCAGGATCGGAAAAAAAGAGTACAGGATTTTTGTTGCCTGGTGTACTCATACTGGTTAAAAT CTTGGTGCTACCGCTGGTCATCCGGCAGACGGTCAATATTATGCAGTCTGGCCAGAACTTCAACGATACCACTGAGCTGAGCACTTTCGGCTTTCTCTATGGCACCTTCCCAGCTGCCCCTGGGGCGTTTGTCGTTGCGACACAGTACAACATTGAGGTTGAATTG GTTGCTCGCAGCATGGTTTTCTGCACATTCATCTCAGCACCGTTGATGTTTATATCAGCCAAAATGATATCGCTGACGAATCTGAAGCCACTGGACTATTTGCATGAACTGGATGCCTTTTCGTTTGACATCAGTGTGGCCGGCGCGGCTGCCTGTTGCATCATGCTGGTATTGTTGATCGTGACAAAGCGCTTCAAGCGAATGCCGCAGAGGATCACTTTCTGTCTGGTTCTGTCGCAG CTTATGTGCTGCATAGGAGTAATCCTCTGGTCCAAGATGGAGCACGTGCACCGTTGGCCCTTGTATCTGCAGTTTTTCCTTTTCAATGTAGGCACCTATAGCACTCGCCTTTGGACTGGTCTTTTGGCCATTTCCCTGCTCTTCTTGCAGTGTCGCAGCTTGTGCTTTGTGCTAAAACTATGGCCGTATATG TTGGTGTTTGCCTGGGGTGTTCCGGCCATCATATCGGGCCTCTTGGTTGCCTTCGACACAAATGTGATGTCTGGAGAGAAACATAATCCAAGCTTTCAGTACGGAAATGCTCAGGCTGCCATCTCAGTTTTTATGCTTGTCATGTGCTTTATAG TCACTGTCGGCTGTTTGGTGCTGCATCAGCGTTATAAGAAACGCTACGAAAAGTACATGACCTATTCAC AATCATCCGACCTGCACTCAACAATATCCACGACAAACTTGTTGAGCCAGACGGATCACTCGTCCATCCGACAGAGTATTCGCACGGCTTCCTATTCGTCCTCGTCCGACGATGAAGAAATACTACCAACAGCTGCGGGATTGCCAGCAAACAGAACGAATGGTAATAGCAATGGAGGAGCAGGatcaggaggaggaggtggttGTGGCTCTGGCAATGGGACTTGCTGCTCGGGTGGAGCGCCGGTAACCACTCCCTCAACAACCAGCACTGTGGTTGTGGACATCGAGGATCTGTTGAATCGCACACGTCATCGAGCCAGTGGAGCCAACAATAAAGATGTGGACAAGATCGAGAGTGCACCTGCTGCAGACGA AATTCGACATCAAATGTGTAGCAGCTCCTTTAATTGCGGACCTAGTACCTCGCGACAAAGTTGTCAGACGATTATCGAACGCTATGAGGATCAGAACAGGCAGGGTCTCGAGCCCCTGGAACACCCGAGCGATACTGACGAACATCAAACTTTGAAGCACACTGTTCTTCTGATCATCCTACTGTGCTCCATGTTTGTTGGCCTGGCGGTGTCCATTTGGACTCTGGTGATGGAGGGGATGTCGGGCATATATCTGGAACTGAGTTTCCTTGATGCTTTCCTGAACTTTGGTCAGGGTCTTATTGTGCTGGCCGTGTTTATAACCGACATAGGCGAGCTACTAATGCCTGTTGTCAAGCTGTGGCGCAAGTTATG GTATGGAGCCAATGTGGTCAGTCTACCCCACTGGTCGAACGTGCGACCTGAAACCAAGCATATTTGTGAACAGTTCCGCAATCATCACTTGGAAAACTGCAAGAAAGACATTGCCAAGGACAGAAG GTGGCGCATTCGAGTGTATCGCAGGGTGTTCTACGGCACCGAGTTCGTCAGCTGGCTCATCGAGGTGGGCCTGTCCAAGGACCGAATGGAGGCTGTGCACTATGCCCGACATCTGGTCGATGGCAGGGTCTTGAGACACATCAACAACGTTTATCACTTCGAGGATAAACTGCTGCTCTACAATTTCTGCAGTCGCATCTAG
- the anchor gene encoding lysosomal cholesterol signaling protein isoform X3 — MDSSMYYARERIAASTEANVRVIASTMASSLANGTISPRADDGGVSMNNFYPALVQCFGIIICGYIAGRFKIISNAETKGLGTFVGTFALPSLIFLSLVELNWNAVNWSFLLAMLVSKAVVFFAVLFISLLVARPLNYARGGLMAIFCTQSNDFAIGYPIVMALYKDVHPEYASYLYLMAPISLAILNPIGLVLMEISKIIKNKEEVTRNPPLCPETCPAEQMAKRNRCLGERTILVLNTLVALFFNPLLLMTLLGVAGGFLFPNGLPEVVSSTLRVLGQSFSATALFLLGLKIVGGAGSEKKSTGFLLPGVLILVKILVLPLVIRQTVNIMQSGQNFNDTTELSTFGFLYGTFPAAPGAFVVATQYNIEVELVARSMVFCTFISAPLMFISAKMISLTNLKPLDYLHELDAFSFDISVAGAAACCIMLVLLIVTKRFKRMPQRITFCLVLSQLMCCIGVILWSKMEHVHRWPLYLQFFLFNVGTYSTRLWTGLLAISLLFLQCRSLCFVLKLWPYMLVFAWGVPAIISGLLVAFDTNVMSGEKHNPSFQYGNAQAAISVFMLVMCFIVTVGCLVLHQRYKKRYEKYMTYSRELSNPESESSDLHSTISTTNLLSQTDHSSIRQSIRTASYSSSSDDEEILPTAAGLPANRTNGNSNGGAGSGGGGGCGSGNGTCCSGGAPVTTPSTTSTVVVDIEDLLNRTRHRASGANNKDVDKIESAPAADEIRHQMCSSSFNCGPSTSRQSCQTIIERYEDQNRQGLEPLEHPSDTDEHQTLKHTVLLIILLCSMFVGLAVSIWTLVMEGMSGIYLELSFLDAFLNFGQGLIVLAVFITDIGELLMPVVKLWRKLWYGANVVSLPHWSNVRPETKHICEQFRNHHLENCKKDIAKDRRILSSNRNSLLDDNNF; from the exons TGAACAACTTTTACCCGGCGTTGGTTCAGTGCTTTGGGATCATCATTTGCGG TTACATCGCCGGACGTTTCAAGATCATTAGCAATGCGGAAACCAAGGGTCTGGGCACCTTCGTGGGCACCTTTGCCCTGCCCTCGCTGATCTTCCTGTCGCTGGTGGAGCTCAACTGGAACGCGGTGAACTGGAGCTTCCTCCTGGCCATGCTCGTCTCCAAGGCGGTGGTCTTCTTCGCCGTGCTTTTCATTTCGCTGCTGGTTGCCAGGCCTCTGAATTACGCCCGTGGAGGATTGATGGCCATTTTCTGCACCCAGAGCAACGACTTCGCAATCGGCTACCCCATAG TTATGGCTCTCTACAAGGATGTTCATCCAGAATACGCTTCGTATCTGTATCTGATGGCCCCGATCTCACTGGCTATTCTGAATCCCATTGGTCTGGTGCTCATGGAGATATCCAAGATAATCAAGAACAAGGAGGAAGTG ACTCGAAATCCACCACTTTGTCCAGAAACTTGTCCCGCGGAACAGATGGCCAAACGGAATCGCTGCCTGGGTGAACGAACTATACTGGTTCTTAACACCCTTGTTGCCCTGTTTTTCAACCCTTTGCTCCTGATGACCTTGCTGGGTGTGGCTGGAGGTTTCCTCTTTCCTAATGGTTTACCCGAAGTGGTGTCCAGTACTTTGCGTGTTCTTGGACAGAGCTTTTCGGCCACAGCCTTGTTCCTCCTGGGTCTAAAGATTGTAGGAGGCGCAGGATCGGAAAAAAAGAGTACAGGATTTTTGTTGCCTGGTGTACTCATACTGGTTAAAAT CTTGGTGCTACCGCTGGTCATCCGGCAGACGGTCAATATTATGCAGTCTGGCCAGAACTTCAACGATACCACTGAGCTGAGCACTTTCGGCTTTCTCTATGGCACCTTCCCAGCTGCCCCTGGGGCGTTTGTCGTTGCGACACAGTACAACATTGAGGTTGAATTG GTTGCTCGCAGCATGGTTTTCTGCACATTCATCTCAGCACCGTTGATGTTTATATCAGCCAAAATGATATCGCTGACGAATCTGAAGCCACTGGACTATTTGCATGAACTGGATGCCTTTTCGTTTGACATCAGTGTGGCCGGCGCGGCTGCCTGTTGCATCATGCTGGTATTGTTGATCGTGACAAAGCGCTTCAAGCGAATGCCGCAGAGGATCACTTTCTGTCTGGTTCTGTCGCAG CTTATGTGCTGCATAGGAGTAATCCTCTGGTCCAAGATGGAGCACGTGCACCGTTGGCCCTTGTATCTGCAGTTTTTCCTTTTCAATGTAGGCACCTATAGCACTCGCCTTTGGACTGGTCTTTTGGCCATTTCCCTGCTCTTCTTGCAGTGTCGCAGCTTGTGCTTTGTGCTAAAACTATGGCCGTATATG TTGGTGTTTGCCTGGGGTGTTCCGGCCATCATATCGGGCCTCTTGGTTGCCTTCGACACAAATGTGATGTCTGGAGAGAAACATAATCCAAGCTTTCAGTACGGAAATGCTCAGGCTGCCATCTCAGTTTTTATGCTTGTCATGTGCTTTATAG TCACTGTCGGCTGTTTGGTGCTGCATCAGCGTTATAAGAAACGCTACGAAAAGTACATGACCTATTCACGTGAGTTGTCCAATCCGGAGTCGG AATCATCCGACCTGCACTCAACAATATCCACGACAAACTTGTTGAGCCAGACGGATCACTCGTCCATCCGACAGAGTATTCGCACGGCTTCCTATTCGTCCTCGTCCGACGATGAAGAAATACTACCAACAGCTGCGGGATTGCCAGCAAACAGAACGAATGGTAATAGCAATGGAGGAGCAGGatcaggaggaggaggtggttGTGGCTCTGGCAATGGGACTTGCTGCTCGGGTGGAGCGCCGGTAACCACTCCCTCAACAACCAGCACTGTGGTTGTGGACATCGAGGATCTGTTGAATCGCACACGTCATCGAGCCAGTGGAGCCAACAATAAAGATGTGGACAAGATCGAGAGTGCACCTGCTGCAGACGA AATTCGACATCAAATGTGTAGCAGCTCCTTTAATTGCGGACCTAGTACCTCGCGACAAAGTTGTCAGACGATTATCGAACGCTATGAGGATCAGAACAGGCAGGGTCTCGAGCCCCTGGAACACCCGAGCGATACTGACGAACATCAAACTTTGAAGCACACTGTTCTTCTGATCATCCTACTGTGCTCCATGTTTGTTGGCCTGGCGGTGTCCATTTGGACTCTGGTGATGGAGGGGATGTCGGGCATATATCTGGAACTGAGTTTCCTTGATGCTTTCCTGAACTTTGGTCAGGGTCTTATTGTGCTGGCCGTGTTTATAACCGACATAGGCGAGCTACTAATGCCTGTTGTCAAGCTGTGGCGCAAGTTATG GTATGGAGCCAATGTGGTCAGTCTACCCCACTGGTCGAACGTGCGACCTGAAACCAAGCATATTTGTGAACAGTTCCGCAATCATCACTTGGAAAACTGCAAGAAAGACATTGCCAAGGACAGAAG AATATTAAGCAGCAATAGGAATAGTCTTTTGGatgataataatttttaa
- the anchor gene encoding lysosomal cholesterol signaling protein isoform X1 has product MDSSMYYARERIAASTEANVRVIASTMASSLANGTISPRADDGGVSMNNFYPALVQCFGIIICGYIAGRFKIISNAETKGLGTFVGTFALPSLIFLSLVELNWNAVNWSFLLAMLVSKAVVFFAVLFISLLVARPLNYARGGLMAIFCTQSNDFAIGYPIVMALYKDVHPEYASYLYLMAPISLAILNPIGLVLMEISKIIKNKEEVTRNPPLCPETCPAEQMAKRNRCLGERTILVLNTLVALFFNPLLLMTLLGVAGGFLFPNGLPEVVSSTLRVLGQSFSATALFLLGLKIVGGAGSEKKSTGFLLPGVLILVKILVLPLVIRQTVNIMQSGQNFNDTTELSTFGFLYGTFPAAPGAFVVATQYNIEVELVARSMVFCTFISAPLMFISAKMISLTNLKPLDYLHELDAFSFDISVAGAAACCIMLVLLIVTKRFKRMPQRITFCLVLSQLMCCIGVILWSKMEHVHRWPLYLQFFLFNVGTYSTRLWTGLLAISLLFLQCRSLCFVLKLWPYMLVFAWGVPAIISGLLVAFDTNVMSGEKHNPSFQYGNAQAAISVFMLVMCFIVTVGCLVLHQRYKKRYEKYMTYSRELSNPESESSDLHSTISTTNLLSQTDHSSIRQSIRTASYSSSSDDEEILPTAAGLPANRTNGNSNGGAGSGGGGGCGSGNGTCCSGGAPVTTPSTTSTVVVDIEDLLNRTRHRASGANNKDVDKIESAPAADEIRHQMCSSSFNCGPSTSRQSCQTIIERYEDQNRQGLEPLEHPSDTDEHQTLKHTVLLIILLCSMFVGLAVSIWTLVMEGMSGIYLELSFLDAFLNFGQGLIVLAVFITDIGELLMPVVKLWRKLWYGANVVSLPHWSNVRPETKHICEQFRNHHLENCKKDIAKDRRWRIRVYRRVFYGTEFVSWLIEVGLSKDRMEAVHYARHLVDGRVLRHINNVYHFEDKLLLYNFCSRI; this is encoded by the exons TGAACAACTTTTACCCGGCGTTGGTTCAGTGCTTTGGGATCATCATTTGCGG TTACATCGCCGGACGTTTCAAGATCATTAGCAATGCGGAAACCAAGGGTCTGGGCACCTTCGTGGGCACCTTTGCCCTGCCCTCGCTGATCTTCCTGTCGCTGGTGGAGCTCAACTGGAACGCGGTGAACTGGAGCTTCCTCCTGGCCATGCTCGTCTCCAAGGCGGTGGTCTTCTTCGCCGTGCTTTTCATTTCGCTGCTGGTTGCCAGGCCTCTGAATTACGCCCGTGGAGGATTGATGGCCATTTTCTGCACCCAGAGCAACGACTTCGCAATCGGCTACCCCATAG TTATGGCTCTCTACAAGGATGTTCATCCAGAATACGCTTCGTATCTGTATCTGATGGCCCCGATCTCACTGGCTATTCTGAATCCCATTGGTCTGGTGCTCATGGAGATATCCAAGATAATCAAGAACAAGGAGGAAGTG ACTCGAAATCCACCACTTTGTCCAGAAACTTGTCCCGCGGAACAGATGGCCAAACGGAATCGCTGCCTGGGTGAACGAACTATACTGGTTCTTAACACCCTTGTTGCCCTGTTTTTCAACCCTTTGCTCCTGATGACCTTGCTGGGTGTGGCTGGAGGTTTCCTCTTTCCTAATGGTTTACCCGAAGTGGTGTCCAGTACTTTGCGTGTTCTTGGACAGAGCTTTTCGGCCACAGCCTTGTTCCTCCTGGGTCTAAAGATTGTAGGAGGCGCAGGATCGGAAAAAAAGAGTACAGGATTTTTGTTGCCTGGTGTACTCATACTGGTTAAAAT CTTGGTGCTACCGCTGGTCATCCGGCAGACGGTCAATATTATGCAGTCTGGCCAGAACTTCAACGATACCACTGAGCTGAGCACTTTCGGCTTTCTCTATGGCACCTTCCCAGCTGCCCCTGGGGCGTTTGTCGTTGCGACACAGTACAACATTGAGGTTGAATTG GTTGCTCGCAGCATGGTTTTCTGCACATTCATCTCAGCACCGTTGATGTTTATATCAGCCAAAATGATATCGCTGACGAATCTGAAGCCACTGGACTATTTGCATGAACTGGATGCCTTTTCGTTTGACATCAGTGTGGCCGGCGCGGCTGCCTGTTGCATCATGCTGGTATTGTTGATCGTGACAAAGCGCTTCAAGCGAATGCCGCAGAGGATCACTTTCTGTCTGGTTCTGTCGCAG CTTATGTGCTGCATAGGAGTAATCCTCTGGTCCAAGATGGAGCACGTGCACCGTTGGCCCTTGTATCTGCAGTTTTTCCTTTTCAATGTAGGCACCTATAGCACTCGCCTTTGGACTGGTCTTTTGGCCATTTCCCTGCTCTTCTTGCAGTGTCGCAGCTTGTGCTTTGTGCTAAAACTATGGCCGTATATG TTGGTGTTTGCCTGGGGTGTTCCGGCCATCATATCGGGCCTCTTGGTTGCCTTCGACACAAATGTGATGTCTGGAGAGAAACATAATCCAAGCTTTCAGTACGGAAATGCTCAGGCTGCCATCTCAGTTTTTATGCTTGTCATGTGCTTTATAG TCACTGTCGGCTGTTTGGTGCTGCATCAGCGTTATAAGAAACGCTACGAAAAGTACATGACCTATTCACGTGAGTTGTCCAATCCGGAGTCGG AATCATCCGACCTGCACTCAACAATATCCACGACAAACTTGTTGAGCCAGACGGATCACTCGTCCATCCGACAGAGTATTCGCACGGCTTCCTATTCGTCCTCGTCCGACGATGAAGAAATACTACCAACAGCTGCGGGATTGCCAGCAAACAGAACGAATGGTAATAGCAATGGAGGAGCAGGatcaggaggaggaggtggttGTGGCTCTGGCAATGGGACTTGCTGCTCGGGTGGAGCGCCGGTAACCACTCCCTCAACAACCAGCACTGTGGTTGTGGACATCGAGGATCTGTTGAATCGCACACGTCATCGAGCCAGTGGAGCCAACAATAAAGATGTGGACAAGATCGAGAGTGCACCTGCTGCAGACGA AATTCGACATCAAATGTGTAGCAGCTCCTTTAATTGCGGACCTAGTACCTCGCGACAAAGTTGTCAGACGATTATCGAACGCTATGAGGATCAGAACAGGCAGGGTCTCGAGCCCCTGGAACACCCGAGCGATACTGACGAACATCAAACTTTGAAGCACACTGTTCTTCTGATCATCCTACTGTGCTCCATGTTTGTTGGCCTGGCGGTGTCCATTTGGACTCTGGTGATGGAGGGGATGTCGGGCATATATCTGGAACTGAGTTTCCTTGATGCTTTCCTGAACTTTGGTCAGGGTCTTATTGTGCTGGCCGTGTTTATAACCGACATAGGCGAGCTACTAATGCCTGTTGTCAAGCTGTGGCGCAAGTTATG GTATGGAGCCAATGTGGTCAGTCTACCCCACTGGTCGAACGTGCGACCTGAAACCAAGCATATTTGTGAACAGTTCCGCAATCATCACTTGGAAAACTGCAAGAAAGACATTGCCAAGGACAGAAG GTGGCGCATTCGAGTGTATCGCAGGGTGTTCTACGGCACCGAGTTCGTCAGCTGGCTCATCGAGGTGGGCCTGTCCAAGGACCGAATGGAGGCTGTGCACTATGCCCGACATCTGGTCGATGGCAGGGTCTTGAGACACATCAACAACGTTTATCACTTCGAGGATAAACTGCTGCTCTACAATTTCTGCAGTCGCATCTAG